One Ornithorhynchus anatinus isolate Pmale09 chromosome 2, mOrnAna1.pri.v4, whole genome shotgun sequence DNA segment encodes these proteins:
- the GGA2 gene encoding ADP-ribosylation factor-binding protein GGA2, with protein MAEDGGPDGPGQEPLLEVWLNRATDPSMPEENWECIQRFCDRVNTDPKGPSLAPLLLAHKIQSPQEREALHALTVLETCINHCGERFHDEVAKFRFLNELIKVLSPKYLGAWSTEKVKKRVTEIMFSWTVWFPEEVKIRDAYQMLKKQGIIKQDPKLPEDKILPPPSPRPKSTIFDSDEEKSKLLAKLLKSSHADDLEAANRLIKSMIKEDQEKCEKVSRRASAIDEVHSTVNQLKEMLSSYRRQDLTQPNQEILRGLYERCEKLRPTLFRLASDTVDDDDALAEILKANDQLTQGVLLYKEVVEGQKSNGSRNSDDAAGAPGCSRSSQDSRDSRDSRGTIKSYTLIDFSELDSGSVGEPTAPAGSDSGLSSLCLLKEELAVLGLNSPPASLQTAPQFGDTKVTGQNGWKELSSTPSQIPPGPCRARMTNGSVGSRSPEKNVPLGLGEPQVSPQGQSFPWNLLPLKVPSQDPLPAPPQEASLPDRPWETKSSGAPSQLESLDASLAQLFVPLGSIKPSRLPPITVYDRNGLKAMLHFSLAEAAPGHPEVQALVLSMLSTAPQPVGDIVFQAAVPKAMRVKLQPASSSKLPPFSPFLPPVVISQVLLLANPHKEPVRLRYKLTFTQGGQPFSEVGEVNTFPEPELWGTI; from the exons ATGGCGGAGGACGGGGGTCCGGACGGCCCCGGACAAGAGCCGCTGctggaagtgtggctca ACCGAGCCACCGATCCAAGTATgccagaggagaactgggagtgtATCCAGCGCTTCTGCGACCGGGTGAATACTGATCCAAAAGG ACCCTCTCTTGCCCCCTTATTGCTGGCCCACAAGATCCAGTCTCCCCAGGAAAGGGAAGCTCTTCACGCCTTAACG GTTTTGGAGACCTGCATAAACCACTGTGGGGAGAGGTTCCACGACGAGGTGGCCAAGTTCCGCTTCCTGAATGAGTTGATCAAAGTGCTCTCTCCCAAG TACCTCGGGGCCTGGTCCACAGAGAAAGTCAAAAAGAGAGTCACAGAAATAATGTTCAGCTGGACAGTTTGGTTCCCTGAAGAAGTCAAAATCCGAGATGCTTATCAGATGTTGAAgaaacaag GAATCATAAAGCAGGACCCCAAGTTACCGGAGGATAAAATtttaccccctccttctcccaggcccaagagCACCATTTTTGATTCCGATGAAGAGAAATCAAAG CTTCTGGCCAAACTACTGAAGAGTAGCCACGCCGATGACCTGGAGGCCGCCAACCGGCTGATCAAGAGCATGATCAAAGAG GATCAAGAGAAATGCGAGAAGGTGTCCAGGAGAGCGAGTGCCATCGATGAAGTCCACAGCACCGTGAACCAGCTCAAGGAGATGCTGAGCAGTTATCGGAGGCAGGACCTGACCCAGCCCAACCAGGAAATCCTGCGG GGCCTGTATGAGCGGTGTGAGAAGCTGAGGCCCACCCTGTTCCGGTTGGCCAGTGATACCGTCGATGACGACGATGCGTTAG cGGAGATCCTCAAGGCCAACGATCAGCTCACGCAGGGAGTCCTCTTATACAAGGAGGTGGTGGAGGGTCAGAAGAGCAATGGAAGCCGGAACTCCGACGATGCTGCTGGCGCGCCGGGTTGTTCACGCAGCTCTCAAG ACTCCAGAGACTCCAGGGACTCCAGGGGAACCATCAAAAGCTACACTTTGATTGATTTCTCTGAACTGGACTCAGGATCGGTGGGAGAGCCCACGGCCCCAGCCGGTTCGGACAGCGGCTTGTCGTCACTCTGCCTCCTCAAGGAGGAGCTGGCTGtcttag GGCTCAACAGTCCACCAGCCTCACTGCAGACGGCCCCCCAGTTTGGAGACACGAAG GTTACGGGACAGAATGGCTGGAAGGAGCTGAGCTCTACTCCCAGCCAGATACCCCCTGGGccctgcagagccaggatgacaAATGGCAGCGTTGGGAGCAGATCTCCAGAGAAGAATGTGCCTCTGGGCCTGGGAGAACCTCAGGTCTCGCCTCAGGGCCAGAGTTTTCCTTG GAATCTCCTTCCTCTGAAGGTGCCCTCCCAGGACCCCTTGCCAGCACCCCCTCAAGAGGCTTCCCTCCCAGACAGGCCCTGGGAGACCAAGTCGTCTGGCGCTCCTTCCCAGCTGGAATCCCTGGACGCGTCTTTAGCTCAGCTTTTCGTTCCACTGGGATCAATTAAACCCA GCAGGCTTCCTCCCATCACGGTGTATGACAGGAACGGCTTGAAGGCCATGCTCCACTTCTCCCTGGCTGAAGCTGCCCCGGGCCACCCGGAGGTGCAGGCGCTGGTGCTGTCGATGCTGAGCACGGCACCTCAGCCCGTCGGAGACATCGTGTTCCAGGCAGCGGTGCCCAAG GCAATGAGAGTGAAACTGCAGCCGGCCTCCAGTTCCAAGCTGCCTCCATtcagccccttcctgcctcccgtcGTGATCTCTCAGGTCCTGTTGCTTGCCAACCCTCACAAA GAGCCCGTCCGTCTGAGGTACAAGCTGACATTCACCCAGGGCGGGCAGCCATTCAGCGAAGTCGGAGAAGTGAACACATTCCCGGAACCGGAGCTCTGGGGAACGATCTGA